One Onthophagus taurus isolate NC chromosome 11, IU_Otau_3.0, whole genome shotgun sequence genomic window carries:
- the LOC111420244 gene encoding CREB-binding protein isoform X3, with amino-acid sequence MADHLVDGPSNAKRPKLSPFQGTSDSSVTMQHFAYGLGPGQGQILGDGSSIPLQQWTLRQQQNVLANVDMLDLEKSLPDELIGDHGWGLPDHLTAKTPQGPGPGVLQNGIDTSDGQSAALRHQIHHIIQQQQQQQQQQQQQGNKNLVNNALSMAAGNQLGSKSPNLQSPPNVSIAKGNGGVVDSLSMGGSLPSSIQNNVGLQTIANNGSSPQVMSSIQGRKCRNSMNNTVGNMVMTNSNMSNISMAGGGLVVSSTVNNKTLNATGMMSGQPHHAQNHAVAQGIQNGPMLSQRSVNMSHMTPRPQGPHAVPHGAIGARMQPPGMQMPLNSINQNMPGNTPYNTYQNPAGGPPQNVQVGVIAPQQRPGGMNIPPRFVSPPGQVGPTAGGEGGIAQTQPPAPSPAQPQSGAPSSSQPVPQAAAQSQAGGQAAPSTDPEKRKLIQQQLVLLLHAHKCQRRESQANGEVWQCTLPHCKTMKAVLNHMTSCQLGKNCTMPHCSSSRQIISHWKHCARSDCPVCLPLKQADKNRNNPNAATTTPQTTQSPNNTTTQDIKKRCDVLGLRPETAPLGGLLQTPNLPPRIRLPGPNMPMTNVTVLPSQQTPTNVSLPMGSGDSSVPAPATQIAPTSIQQQQQNMTNNTLFGVGGTDGPNIGDGRIGGLQPGQVTATPVQDTKEWHQSVTPDLRNHLVHKLVQAIFPTPDPQAMLDKRMHNLVAYARKVEGDMYEMANSRSEYYHLLAEKIYKIQKELEEKRQKRKEQQLQQVQHPGSIPRQPLPGQLTGIGPAGPRAPQPHQVLGSLSPQLQNINITNQPGGPRVIFPGPQQPTQQQISQQQQQPNQPQNVGLPGPSPTTVNNPSLSPFGQSLSQQTSTTPTHTPQFTTTSNGPNLPSTSPAGSQQFNDVLQNRLAQSPSYTLPSSLTTSMNNQVNNTTTRLPASTPTDATNMAQSIATGVPGARPKSVSSSRGPSPAPATPVVNSPQSTAASLGKGMTTQERAALSLPVRSSTISSQFSAIVAASGADEDSPTPSDGDVKGKLDQQTKHHRLNEETPMDIKQEDEEMNGHVDICGKGGIKTEIKKREIKMEDEEIKTEVKMEPASPSEVSVEVKPSPMEIIPTPAKPRKFIFKPDELRQKLMPTLEKLYRQDPESHPFRQPVDPQTLGIPDYFDIVKKPMDLSTIKKKLDIGQYADPWEYVDDVWLMFDNAWLYNRKTSRVYRYCTKLSEVFEQEIDPVMQSMGYCCGRKYTFNPQVLCCFGKQLCTIPREAKYYSYQNRYTFCQKCFNDFQGDTVTLGDDPTQAQTAIKKDQFKEMKNDHLELEQFVLCQECDRKLHQICVLHMEQIWPCGFVCDECHKKKGTKKRDNKFNARRLPVTKLGVYIETRVNNFLKKKEAGAGEVSVRVVSSSEKMVEVKPGMRSKFVETGDMPGEFPYRAKALFAFEEIDGVDVCFFGMHVQEYGSECPAPNTRRVYIAYLDSVHFFKPRQFRTAVYHEILLGYMDYVKQLGYTMAHIWACPPSEGDDYIFHCHPTEQKIPKPKRLQDWYKKMLDKGIIERIVLDYKDILKQAMEDKLGSASDLPYFEGDFWPNVLEESIKELDQEEEEKRKQEAAEAAAIFSIENESEIGPDGKKKGQKKAKKSNKSKANQRKNSNKKSNTPQTGNDLSAKIYATMDKHKEVFFVIRLHSVQSAASLGPIQDPDQFIPCDLMDGRDAFLTLAREKHYEFSSLRRAKYSTMAMLYELHNQGQDKFVYTCNSCKKHVETRYHCTFCEDFDLCVQCYEKEGHPHKMEKLGFDLDDGSSPSDINKQTNPNDARKLSIQRCIQSLVHACQCRDANCRLASCQKMKRVVTHTKVCKRKTNGGCPICKQLIALCCFHAKHCQETKCPVPFCLNIRHKLKQQQIQQRLQQAQLLRRRMAVMNTRVPTAANVMGGGGNMQIGGSGSSVPPVCVPCAVSPVGSMGGNNTIGANPMTGGMQQPHQPGIGLKPGTQTPPANVLQVVKQVQEEAARQQAPHGVGFGKVNPGAGVPGQNMPPPQMQMRLGGHLPPGQGAGNLLPMDQWQRYPGPAQGLRQTGPQVGQAQGPLTTALIPQANPGVGVRQSASPLFTPGANNKQALQQLMMALKSPSTPEQQQQILHILKANPQLMAAFIKQRQQAHVQAQCGSSGVAGNASQQLPHMLQQQQQQQAVVAAQQQHPNSRMQQAQNVLQGAGGPGQGVGAGQAGMQQHQQWFKQSQLMMRVQQQQQQQQQQQQQHQHQQQQQQFQQPPAYQRLPGIRQPHLGYTNQFQEQTFPPMAGLKPTPPPAPSPSQVGGGGGGGGGVMGPPQGAISLQQQLIQSVRSPPPITSPQPNPSPRPAPSPRLQPAPSPRGPQPSPHDLTEMLLGQNNGGSGVGLHPHPSPASSQPQDAADMTPQDQLTKFVEQL; translated from the exons atggCCGATCACCTAGTAGATGGGCCGTCAAATGCCAAAAGGCCGAAACTGTCCCCTTTTCAGGGGACCTCCGATTCCTCCG TGACTATGCAACATTTCGCCTACGGCTTGGGGCCTGGACAGGGACAAATACTTGGTGACGGTTCGTCGATCCCGCTCCAACAATGGACTTTACGCCAGCAGCAAA ATGTTTTGGCAAATGTTGACATGCTCGATTTGGAAAAGAGCCTTCCCGATGAATTAATCGGCGACCATGGATGGGGCCTCCCGGACCATTTAACAGCAAAGACACCGCAAGGACCCGGGCCGGGGGTGCTCCAAAACGGAATCGATACGTCCGACGGTCAGAGTGCAGCCTTAAGACACCAAATTCACCACATAATACAACAGCAGCAGCAACAACAACAGCAGCAGCAACAGCAGGGCAATAAAAATTTGGTCAACAATGCACTTTCGATGGCCGCCGGAAATCAGTTGGGGAGCAAGAGTCCCAATCTTCAATCACCTCCTAATGTTTCCATTGCGAAAGGCAATGGGGGTGTAGTCGATTCACTTTCTATGGGGGGCAGTTTGCCTTCTAGTATACAAAATAATGTAGgattacagactattgcgaaTAATGGGAGTTCGCCACAAGTGATGAGCTCCATACAAGGTAGAAAATGTCGAAata GTATGAATAATACTGTAGGAAACATGGTAATGACCAATAGCAACATGAGCAATATTAGTATGGCTGGAGGTGGCCTTGTCGTCAGTAGCACTGTAAATAATAAGACATTAAATGCGACGGGAATGATGTCAGGCCAGCCTCACCACGCGCAAAATCATGCGGTGGCAcag gGTATCCAAAACGGTCCAATGCTATCCCAACGATCGGTAAATATGTCTCATATGACCCCTCGGCCGCAAGGGCCACATGCGGTGCCTCACGGGGCGATAGGCGCGCGCATGCAACCCCCTGGCATGCAAATGCCTTTAAATTCTATTAATCAGAATATGCCTGGAAATACTCCTTACAATACTTATCAAAATCCGGCTGGTGGACCTCCACAAAACGTGCAAGttg GGGTGATAGCACCTCAGCAAAGGCCGGGCGGCATGAATATTCCCCCAAGGTTTGTTTCTCCTCCCGGTCAAGTTGGTCCAACGGCGGGTGGTGAAGGTGGAATCGCCCAAACGCAACCACCGGCACCATCGCCCGCCCAACCTCAATCAGGGGCACCCAGTAGTTCCCAGCCGGTCCCTCAAGCTGCCGCTCAAAGTCAAGCGGGTGGTCAGGCAGCACCATCTACAg ATCCAGAAAAGCGGAAATTGATTCAACAACAATTGGTGTTATTGTTGCATGCTCATAAATGCCAAAGGCGAGAATCTCAAGCGAACGGCGAAGTGTGGCAGTGCACGCTGCCCCATTGTAAGACAATGAAAGCTGTATTAAATCACATGACGTCATGTCAATTGGGGAAAAATTGTACAATGCCACATTGCAGCTCGTCAAGGCAAATAATAAGTCATTGGAAACATTGTGCAAGAAGTGACTGTCCGGTATGTTTGCCATTAAAACAAGCAGATAAGAACCGCAATAATCCAAACGCCGCAACAACAACGCCGCAAACAACCCAATCACCAAATAACACAACTACTCAGGATATAAAAAAGAGGTGCGACGTGCTAGGATTAAGGCCGGAAACGGCGCCTTTAGGAGGATTACTTCAAACGCCGAATTTACCCCCTAGAATACGATTACCTGGTCCGAATATGCCCATGACTAATGTGACGGTTTTACCGTCTCAGCAAACGCCTACAAATGTTAGCTTACCCATGGGAAGTGGGGACTCTTCCGTGCCTGCGCCGGCAACGCAAATCGCGCCCACCTCgatacaacaacaacaacaaaatatgACCAATAATACATTGTTTGGCGTGGGTGGTACGGACGGTCCAAATATTGGTGATGGTCGAATAGGAGGTTTACAGCCGGGTCAGGTGACTGCGACGCCGGTACAAGATACAAAGGAATGGCATCAATCTGTGACTCCCGATCTACGAAATCATTTAGTACATAAGTTGGTCCAAGCGATATTTCCAACGCCTGATCCACAAGCGATGCTCGACAAGAGAATGCACAATCTTGTCGCGTATGCGCGAAAAGTAGAAGGCGATATGTACGAAATGGCCAATTCTAGATCGGAGTATTATCATCTACTCGCagagaaaatttataaaatccaaAAGGAACTGGAAGAAAAACGACAGAAAAGGAAAGAACAACAGCTACAGCAGGTGCAACATCCGGGAAGCATTCCACGGCAACCACTTCCAGGTCAATTAACCGGAATCGGGCCGGCAGGTCCTAGAGCACCTCAACCCCACCAAGTCTTAGGAAGCCTCTCGCCTCAGTTACAAAATATCAACATCACTAATCAACCGGGAGGACCGCGCGTCATCTTTCCAGGACCCCAACAACCTACCCAACAACAAATATCCCAACAACAGCAACAACCAAACCAACCGCAAAACGTAGGACTTCCAGGACCGTCTCCCACCACAGTTAATAACCCTAGTTTATCGCCGTTTGGTCAATCCTTATCTCAACAAACCTCCACAACACCAACCCATACACCTCAATTCACCACTACGAGTAACGGGCCGAACTTACCATCAACTTCACCTGCCGGTAGTCAACAATTTAACGATGTGCTACAAAATAGATTAGCGCAGTCCCCGTCGTACACTCTCCCGAGTAGTTTAACGACGTCAATGAACAACCAAGTGAACAACACTACCACCAGGTTACCAGCTTCCACTCCAACCGATGCAACGAATATGGCGCAATCAATCGCGACAGGAGTTCCAGGAGCCAGACCAAAGTCTGTTAGCTCATCGCGGGGGCCTTCACCTGCACCCGCTACCCCTGTAGTCAATTCACCCCAATCAACAGCCGCTAGTttag GTAAAGGTATGACAACTCAAGAAAGAGCAGCATTATCACTTCCTGTGAGATCTTCCACAATATCATCACAATTCTCTGCGATTGTGGCGGCTTCCGGTGCGGACGAGGATTCTCCAACACCGTCGGACGGTGACGTAAAGGGAAAACTCGACCAACAGACCAAACATCACCGATTAAACGAGGAAACGCCGATGGATATTAAACAGGAAGACGAGGAAATGAATGGTCACGTGGATATATGCGGGAAAGGCGGAATCAAAACTGAAATCAAAAAGCGAGAGATTAAAATGGAAGACGAAGAGATTAAAACGGAGGTTAAGATGGAGCCTGCGAGTCCGTCGGAAGTATCGGTTGAGGTGAAACCATCTCCAATGGAGATTATTCCGACGCCTGCAAAACCgagaaagtttatttttaaaccgGACGAGTTAAGACAAAAATTAATGCCGACTTTGGAAAAGTTGTATCGACAAGATCCAGAAAGTCATCCATTTAGACAACCTGTAGATCCGCAAACGTTGGGTATCCCGGATTATtttgatattgttaagaaaCCGATGGATTTGTCAacgattaaaaagaaattagatATTGGACAATACGCGGATCCTTGGGAATACGTCGACGATGTTTGGTTAATGTTTGATAACGCTTGGTTGTATAATAGAAAAACAAGTAGAGTTTATCGGTACTGTACGAAATTATCGGAAGTTTTCGAACAGGAAATCGATCCAGTTATGCAATCGATGGGTTATTGTTGCGGCCGAAAATATACTTTCAATCCGCAAGTTTTGTGCTGTTTTGGAAAACAACTTTGTACCATTCCAAGAGAAGCTAAATATTATAGCTATCAGAACAG ATACACCTTCTGCCAGAAGTGTTTCAACGATTTCCAGGGGGACACCGTTACGTTAGGAGACGACCCTACACAAGCTCAAAC GGCAATCAAAAAAGATCAAttcaaagaaatgaaaaacgaCCACCTCGAATTGGAACAGTTCGTTTTGTGTCAAGAGTGTGATCGaaaacttcatcaaatttgcgtTCTTCATATGGAACAAATATGGCCGTGTGGTTTTGTTTGTGACGAGTGCCACAAGAAGAAGGGTACGAAGAAACGCGATAACAAATTCAACGCAAGACGTCTCCCCGTAACGAAACTTGGCGTATACATCGAAACGCGggttaacaactttttaaagaaaaaggaagCGGGCGCCGGCGAAGTGTCGGTTCGCGTTGTTTCCAGTTCGGAGAAAATGGTTGAAGTAAAACCGGGAATGCGCAGTAAATTCGTCGAAACGGGTGATATGCCTGGGGAGTTTCCGTATAGGGCTAAAGCGTTGTTTGCGTTTGAGGAAATCGACGGCGTCGACGTGTGCTTCTTCGGGATGCACGTGCAGGAATATGGTTCGGAGTGCCCGGCGCCGAACACGCGGCGCGTTTACATCGCCTATTTAGATTCGGTGCACTTTTTTAAGCCCAGACAATTTCGGACGGCTGTTTATCATGAAATTTTGTTGGGTTATATGGATTACGTGAAACAACTCGGTTACACGATGGCGCACATATGGGCGTGTCCGCCCTCCGAAGGCGACGATTATATCTTCCACTGTCATCCAACGGAACAAAAGATACCGAAACCGAAGAGACTCCAAGACTGGTATAAGAAAATGCTCGATAAGGGTATTATCGAACGAATTGTTTTAGATTATAAG gatattttaaaacaagcAATGGAAGACAAATTAGGTTCTGCTTCTGATCTGCCCTATTTTGAGGGCGATTTTTGGCCAAATGTGTTGGAAGAAAGCATTAAAGAATTAGATCAAGAAGAGGAAGAAAAACGGAAACAAGAAGCGGCAGAAGCTGCAGCG ATTTTCTCAATTGAAAATGAGAGTGAAATCGGTCCCGACGGGAAGAAGAAAGGTCAAAAGAAAGCAAAGAAAAGCAATAAGTCCAAAGCAAATCAAcgaaaaaatagtaataagaAATCGAATACTCCCCAAACGGGAAATGATCTCTCCGCGAAAATTTACGCTACAATGGATAAGCACAAGGAAGTGTTCTTCGTTATTAGATTACATTCAGTACAATCAGCTGCCAGCCTAGgg CCTATTCAAGACCCAGATCAATTCATTCCGTGTGATTTAATGGACGGTCGTGACGCGTTCTTAACGTTAGCAAGGGAAAAACATTACGAGTTCTCTTCATTGCGACGCGCGAAATACAGCACGATGGCGATGCTGTACGAGTTACATAATCAGGGACAAGATAAGTTCGTGTACACGTGTAATAGTTGTAAAAAACACGTCGAAACCCGTTACCATTGCACGTTCTGCGAAGACTTTGACCTGTGCGTACAGTGTTACGAAAAAGAAGGACATCCGCACAAAATGGAAAAGCTCGGTTTCGATTTGGACGACGGCTCGTCGCCGAGCGATATCAACAAACAAACCAATCCCAACGATGCCCGTAAACTATCGATACAAAGGTGCATACAATCGCTGGTGCACGCGTGTCAATGCAGAGACGCGAATTGTCGATTGGCTAGCTGTCAAAAGATGAAACGCGTTGTTACCCACACGAAAGTTTGCAAAAGGAAAACGAACGGTGGTTGTCCGATTTGTAAACAATTAATAGCTCTGTGCTGTTTCCATGCCAAACACTGCCAGGAGACGAAGTGTCCGGTGCCGTTCTGTTTGAACATTCGACACAAACTCAAACAACAACAAATCCAACAACGTTTGCAACAAGCGCAGTTGCTTCGAAGGCGAATGGCGGTGATGAACACGCGAGTTCCGACCGCGGCGAACGTAATGGGCGGCGGGGGTAATATGCAAATAGGTGGAAGTGGTAGTAGTGTGCCGCCCGTGTGCGTACCGTGCGCCGTTAGTCCCGTGGGGTCGATGGGCGGAAATAATACGATTGGGGCAAACCCTATGACGGGCGGAATGCAACAACCGCATCAACCCGGAATTGGACTTAAACCGGGAACGCAAACACCGCCTGCGAATGTGTTGCAAGTAGTCAAACAAGTTCAAGAGGAGGCGGCGAGGCAACAAGCTCCCCATGGGGTCGGATTTGGAAAGGTTAATCCAGGAGCAGGAGTTCCGGGACAAAATATGCCTCCACCACAGATGCAAATGCGACTGGGAGGTCATCTACCACCTGGACAag gtgcTGGGAATTTATTACCAATGGATCAATGGCAAAGATATCCAGGACCAGCCCAAGGTTTACGACAGACAGGACCTCAAGTTGGACAAGCACAAGGTCCGTTAACAACAGCGTTAATACCACAGGCAAATCCTGGTGTTGGCGTCAGACAGTCGGCGTCGCCGTTGTTCACTCCGGGTGCGAACAACAAACAAGCGCTGCAACAGCTGATGATGGCGCTCAAGTCGCCTTCAACGCCAGAGCAGCAGCAACAAATACTTCACATTCTTAAAGCAAATCCGCAACTGATGGCCGCGTTTATTAAGCAAAGACAG caGGCACACGTTCAAGCTCAATGTGGATCGTCGGGTGTGGCAGGAAACGCGTCCCAACAGTTGCCGCATATGTTACAACAGCAGCAACAACAGCAAGCGGTTGTAGCGGCCCAACAGCAGCACCCGAACAGTCGGATGCAGCAGGCGCAGAACGTGCTACAGGGCGCGGGCGGTCCCGGCCAAGGAGTTGGAGCTGGACAAGCTGGGATGCAGCAGCATCAGCAGTGGTTCAAGCAGAGTCAGCTGATGATGCGCGTGCAGCAACAACAGCAGCAGCAACAACAACAGCAGCAGCAGCATCAACACcagcaacaacaacaacagtTTCAACAACCACCTGCATATCAAag